GCGTACCTGAAAGATCCGGAGACGGCGCTCTACTGCATCGGCTCCGTCGTCGGCCCCCACCCCTTCCCGATGATGGTGCGCGAGTTCCAGAGGATCGTCGGCATCGAGGCGCGGGAGCAGTTCCACGAGATGACCGGCGAGACGCCGGACGCCGTCTGCGCCTGCGTGGGCGGCGGAAGCAACGCCATCGGCCTCTTCTCCGCGTTCCTGGACGACGACTGCGCCATCATCGGCGTGGAGCCGGCGGGCCGCTCCTTCAAGCCGGGCGACCACGCCGCCACGCTCACCTACGGGAGAGAGGGGATCATCCACGGCTTCAAGTGTTACCTCCTCCAGGACGACGACGGGAACCCCGCGCCGGTCTACTCCATCGCGAGCGGGCTCGACTATCCCGGCGTGGGGCCTGAGCACTGCTTCCTGAAGGACGAGGAGCGTGTCCGCTACGAGACGTGCACCGACGACGACGCGATCGACGCGTTCTACCTGCTCAGCCGGACCGAGGGGATCATCCCCGCGCTGGAGAGCGCCCACGCCGTCGCCTACGCGACCCGCTGGGCGAAGGAGAACCCGCTGAAGTCGATCCTGGTCAATCTGAGCGGGCGCGGCGACAAGGATATCGACTTCGTCCACGAGCGTTACGCCGAGAAATATCTGTAATCGCGATCCACGCGGCGCGCCCGGCCCGGACATCGAGGCCGGGCGCCCGCCCTCCCCTCCCCGTTGTGGACAAAGCCGCCCCGAAGGGCTAGCATTCTCCTTTCGTCGACGATCCCGAACGCCTGAGCCGAGCAAAGAGGACGACCATGGAGAAGCCGGAACGGGAACCCGAATCCGCCGGCGGCCCCGCCGCCGACAACGACAAGCCGGTCGATTTCATCCGCGAGATCATCCGGGAGGACCTCCGCGCCGGGAAGCGCGACCGCGTCCACACCCGTTTCCCGCCGGAGCCGAACGGCTACCTCCACATCGGCCACGCCAAGGCGATCTCCCTCAACTTCGAGATCGCCCGGGAGTTCGGCGGATTTTGCAATATCCGCTTGGACGACACCAACCCGAGTAAGGAGGAAGAGGCGTACGTCCGCTCCATCCAGGAGGACATCCGCTGGCTCGGCTTCGACTGGGAGGACCGCCTCTACTTCGCGTCGGATTATTTCGAACAGCTCTACGCGTGGGCGGAAAAGCTGATCCACCAGGGGGACGCCTTCGTCTGCGACCTGACGGCGGAGGAGATCCGGGAGCACCGCGGCACACTCACCGAGCCGGGCCGCCCGAGCCCCTATCGCGACCGCTCCCCCGAGGAGAACCTCGACCTCTTCCGGCGGATGCGCGCCGGCGAGTTCCCGGACGGCGCGAAGACGCTCCGCGCCAAGATCGACATGGCGCACGGCAACATGAACATGCGCGACCCGATCCTCTACCGGATCGTCCGCGCGACGCACCACCGGACCGGCGACGCGTGGTGCATCTATCCGACCTACGACTGGGCGCACGGACAGTCCGACTCCATCGAGGGGATCACCCACTCCCTCTGCACTCTGGAGTTCGAGGAGCACCGCCCCCTCTACGACTGGTGCCTGGACCATCTCGGCGTCCATCACCCGCAGCAGATCGAGTTCGCCCGCCTCAACCTGAACTACATGGTCCTCTCCAAAAGGAAACTCCTCCGCCTGGTGCGCGACGGCCTGGTGAGCGGCTGGGACGACCCGCGGATGCCCACCCTCTCCGGGATCCGCCGCCGCGGCTACACGCCCGAGTCGATCCGCGCCTTCTGCGCGCGCGTCGGTCTCGCCAAGAGGAAGAGCGTCGTCGACATCGCCCTCTTGGAACACACCCTCCGCGAAGAGCTGAACCTCCGCGCGAACCGTGTGATGGCGGTCCTTCGCCCCCTGAAAGTGGTGATCGAAAATTATCCCGAGGGGAAGATCGAGGAGATCGAGGCGGTCAACAACCCGGAGGACGAAAGCGCCGGCTCGCGCACCATCCCCTTCTCGCGGGAGATCTGGATCGAACGGGACGATTTTCTCGAGGATCCGCCCAAGAAGTGGTTCCGCCTCGCGCCGGGCAAAGAGGTGCGCCTCAAGCACGCCTATTTCATCACCTGCAAAGAGGTCGTGAAGGACGATGCGACCGGCGAGGTCGTCGAGCTGCGCTGCTCGTACGATCCGGAGAGCCGGGGCGGCCAGTCACCGGACGGCCGCAAGGTGCGGGGCACTCTGCACTGGGTCTCGGCGGCGCACACCGCGGACGCGGATGTCCGCCTCTACGACCACCTCTTCCTCTCGCCCGACCCGAACGAGATCCCCGAGGACGCGCCCGAGGGGGCGGACTTCACGGTCAACCTGAATCCGGATTCCCTCGAGACGCTCACCGGCTGCAAGGTGGAGCCGGGACTCGCCTCCGCCGAACCGGGAGCGCGCTTCCAGTTCCTCCGGCACGGCTACTTCTGCGTCGACGCGGCCGACTCCAAGCCGGACCGCCTCGTCTTCAACCGGACCGTTTCACTGAAGGATAGTTGGGGGAAGGCGGCGAAGCCCTGAGAAGGGGTCGCGCCCGGGCCGATCCGTGATTGTAAGGCCGGCATTCTATGGCCGGCTCGCTTGCGCCTTTTCCTATCGGAACAAAGACTTCAACGAGCCCCAGCTGGTCTGCTCGGTATGTGTCGATCCCGGGCACCCTTCACCGTACGCTCCGATCACGCCGCAGCCCGGGCCGTCCGGGTGGTTTTCCGGCAGGCAAGGGGAGTTGCCGTAAAGGGAGAAATCGCCGGACGCCGCGCCGCAGAAAAGCGGATCCATGCAGAGATTTCCGTCGATCCCATCGAAGGGATCGGCGTCCCAGACCCAATCGGCGCTTTGCCCGGCAGCGGTATTCCCGAAGATGTCCGTGCATCGGATACTCAGGTCGGGAGAGGAAAGACCGCTATAGATTGGTGGCAACGACGTTCCTGTTGAATAAGCGATGATGCAGTTCTCGATCTCCGTCGGACCGCCGCAAGTGATCGCAGATCCCTCTCCGGCGAGTCCCTGATTACCGTTGAAAGTGCTGTTCCGCACGATGATCGATACATACCTGTCGGAACACAGAGAACAACCGACGTTATTCGCGAACAGGCAGCCGTCGAACAAGACATAGTCCGGATAATTATAGATCATGACCGACCAGTCCCAAATGTCCACCCCGCTGTTCTCCAGGAATGCGCAATTCAATACCTCGCACGCTCCCGTCGCCCCCGAGTAAAACAAGATACCGCTCCCCGCCCCGGAGCAGTATTGGAACCGGCAGTTCCTGACCGATATGCGGGGACCCTGCACATAAATCCCGCCTCCGAATACATGCACAGGAGCTCCTTCCTCGAATGTGATCCCCTCGACCACGACATCGGCCGCGGTGACATGCACTCCCTGATGATCATCGAGATAGAGCGTCGTGTAATCCGGACCGTTTTCGGAGCGGAGAACCACCGTCTGCGTGATCTGGATCTCCCGGTTCCCATCTCCGATAAAGGTGCCGTCATCCAACAGGATCGTATCGCCGGGAGCCGTCGAATCGACTCCCGCCTGAATGGTGGGCGCATCCCCCGTTCCATCCGGTGAGACATGCCACGTGCGGGCCAGAGGAAAGGAAACGATGACAAGCAGCACGAGAGCAACGATCGCAACGCGCATGAACGCACCTCCTTGGCGGAACGAGACAGCCGGAAAAACGGAAGAGGATGCATTTCGAGATGCACACCGTTTACACTATTTTCACTATGTTATTTTCCGTCAATATACATTCCGTAAATTACATGTGTCGCGGCACGAAACCGCCCGATCGACGCCGTTCCGGGCCACCAATCCGAATTCTCCGGTAATCCCCGCCGGACACAAACGCCTCCGTGTCTCGTCGCCGCCAAACCGAACACTCCCTTCCGGTTTCTCCGGCATTTCCATTTCTGCATCGCCCCCTGCAAGCCGGACCGTCCCTCCTCTCACCGAACCGAATCCACGGAGGATCGGCGCGGAGGCGCCGGTTCCCCATCACACTCTCGGATCTCCTTTTTACTGTATTCTGTGCCCCATATATTTTTATTGACATCACATTTGATTATTTTACTCTCTCTCCGATTACCTTTCTCATACCCATTTTACACCTATCGTTGTATGTTGTTTATGCGTCTTCGTCATTCTGCACCATTTCCGAGTCGGCACGGGCATGTGCCCCCATCCACACCACATCTTCCAAGGAGGCTATCGATGAAAAAGGGCTTCGGGCTCAGGGGAGCAACGTTTCTTTCGTTCGCACTTCTCGTGCTGGCACTCACCCCCCCCATCGCCCTCGCGGGAGATTTCCCCGTATTCGAGGAGCCGGAGTGGGTCGTTTCCGGTCTTGGCGGCTGGAGGGCTTATACCATAATGGCTCTTGTCGATACGGCGAACGATATCCACCTCGTTTATCATACCGGAGCGGATTCTCTCGTCGACGCCCGTTATATCCGATTTGATTTCAGCGCGGGAGTTTGGTGCGACACGGCCGACCTCTGGGCGGATAATGGTTTAATCGACGACCTCCCCGTGATCGCTCTGGACTCCAGCTACAATCTTCACATTTGCTGGGGAGCATCGGATTGGTACATCGACACAATGGAAACGGACACGATGGTACAAGCACGAAGGCATACACTTCCCCTATACCGCCGGAGAACCGCAGCCGGTATTTGGCAGCCGCCTCTTTCTTCAGATCCACTTACGTTGTGCGATACGAGTGTGGCGAAGGTCACAGGCTTCGGCCCTCCCGCCATTGACCCGATGGGGGGGATCATCCTTTTTTGGTCCGACCTCAGAGATTCGGCCTCCCAAGACAATATTACGACGGATTCCAAGCTATACATAGACGGCTGCAGCACTTGCGCCGCAGGAGGTCAACTTTTCATTGAGCGTCTCGATGCCGATTTCAACATCGGTTCCTTCTCCCCCGTCACCGGTTTTCGCGTCACCGGCAATCAAACAGTCAAGGAATCGGTCGCCTGTGACTCTCTCGGAATCAAATGTCGAGGTGCGAGTCCGTCATGGATCTGCGTTTCCTCCGACAGTGTCCTCCACATGGCCTGGGACGATGATCGCTTTGTGGGGTCCGGTTGTTGCATTTCTTGCAGCTATAGCTACACCGACTCCACTCAGCCCTTTTCATTATTCGGTGAGGACCATATCTTTTATCAAAGCGCGAGTATCGATCCTTATGTAGATCCGAGTGACTGGACCTGGTCTTCTGAGGAGCTATTAAGCCAGACAATCGGACAGAGAGACAGCTCGGAAGGAGGTTGCGGATTCTACTACGAGAACGACACTCTTTATTGTGTGATATGCGATGACACCGTCGGCTCGGGCACCACGCCTGATGACGGCCTCGGTTCCGGGGGACTTTTCACAACATTAAGACACCTCCAACCGCAGATCATCTCGGACTCGCATTCCAACATTCACTCCGCCTGGTTCGGGCGAGTATTCGGTGAGGACTACAGCACCGGGGACTCTACTATATTGCCTTCCTATAAGGCTCCGCAGCACCGCTTTCTAAGCTATCCATACTCCTCCGGGCTCGCCTCCGACGAGTGGGTCCCGGAGCTTTGCACGAATCCAAACGTTCCCATCGATTTCTACTCCGACTTGACGAAGACGAATGCCAAACAGTCTCGCATGGCAGTCGATCAATACGACAACCTTCACATGATCTGGAGATCTTCCTATTTATCCGGATCGACCGACCAGAACATCGTGTACAACCTGATGAACTACGGCGGAGCTTTCGATGGAAGCAACGTCGTGGAAGTCTCTTCCTCGGATACAACGGGATTCAATCCGTTTGAGAATTGGATCGTTTGCGATCGGTACGGCCACGTTCACGTCTTTTGGCGGGAACTGGAATACACGGGGGGACAGGATGTCCTTTACCACGTTCGTGGAATTAACACCGGCGATCCCGACTTGTCCTCGGTGGAAATCGCTCACGCAGGCGGGCTTTCCCAATCCAATGACGACAGCGTATTCGTCTGCCCCGGGGGCGGTGGCACCGGCAGCATAAAAGTAGATACGATACGAGTGACCGTGACCGTTCACGGGGAACTGGGAGACCCGATTGCCGGCGTGCCGGCCGATTCCATACGGATTCTGCTCTCGTACGATCCCTTTGATACGCAGATTCATGTCTGCGCGGGAGACACGCTCAACCCGGCATCCGACACCGACTCGCTCGGCCGCGCGTGGATCGATGTGAGCGCCATCGGCGGCTGCGGTTACATTTTTGCGACCGCAACCGTTTGCGGACGCGCGATCAACGACACCGACACGGTGTTGATCAACAGCCCCGACATCAATGGAGACGGAACAGTCGACTATTTCGACACATTCAAGTATCAAATGCTGCTCAGCGCGGGGACCGGTTGGTGCGGCGACTTCGAACACGTACAGACTCCCGGAACGGTAACCTATTTCGACACATTCAAGTATTCACCCCATGTCACGTGTACCTGTCCCGGAAATCCCAAGAACGCCGTTTCTCCCCGCATCGTGAATCACCAGGACGGAGAAAATCTGGACGTCTCCGGCGATTTGGTCGTCGACGCAGAGAACGGTCGGCTCCGGATCGAACTCGAATCGTGTCGTTCTCTCCGCTCCGCCTATATCGAACTCTCCATCGATCCCAAGGCGGAATTGTTGTCCTGGCAACCCGGCGACATGATTCGTGCCGATCTTCCGATCGACGTCGTCCGTCTTTCGGATCACGTCATAGGAATCACGGTAGCGCAACTCGGAGAAGTCGGTCTCGCTCCGAGCGGTACTTTAGCGGAGGTCGCCTTGCAGGGATCGGAATCCGCCCTTCAGCAAACGCAGCTTCGGCAAATCGTCCTCTCCGACCGCAACTTCGAGCTGAACAGCGTGATGCGCGGCGCTCCCAATCTGGCGGCGGATGCGGAAACGGACATTCCCAAGGCTTTCTACTGCAACACCGCTCCGAATCCCTTCAATCCCACCGTCACAATTCACTACGGGCTGCCGTCGGGCTCGCCGGTCACGATGGAGATCTTCACCGTAAGCGGGAGAAGGGTGAAAACCTTGTCGAACGGAAACGAATCCGCCGGTAGACACTCCGTGATCTGGAACGGAAAAGATGAGAGAGGAAAGGACGTCTCCTCCGGTATCTATCTGATGCGGATTCAAACATCGGCCGAGACGGAGACCATGCGGCTCGTTCTGCTTCGATAGTCCCTTCGGATCCTTCACCGGGGCGGGAGATGTGAACAACGTCTCCCGCCTCTCTTTTCCCGGTGGGACCGTCTTCGGGAGCCGATCGGGCTTTCATATCATTCTTGACCCGCCCCCGCGACTTGGGCTACCTCTATTCTGTTCCCGCGGCCGCGGGACCGCGGCCGCCCTGAAACCGCCAACCTCGGAGGTGTCCGCATGGGCCTCGTCGTTTTTCTCGTCGTCGTCGTCGTCCTGGCGTTCCTCATCATCGGCATCTACAACCGGCTGGTGAAAAGCCGCAACATCTTCCGAAACGCCTTCGCGCAGATCGACGTGCAGCTCCGCCGCCGGCACGACTTGATCCCCAACCTGGTGGAGACCGCCAAAGCCTATCTCGCCCACGAGAGGGAAACGCTCGAGGCGGTGATCCGGGCGCGGGCCGCCGCGGTGAGCGCGACGGACAAGGCCGCCGGAAGCCCGGGGGGCGCCGACGCCATGCAGGGGCTCGCCCAAGCGGAGGGGATGCTGAGCGGCGCTCTCGGCCGTCTCCTTGTGGTGATGGAGCGCTACCCGGAGCTGAAGGCGGACCAGTCGACGATCCGTGTGATGGAAGAACTCACCTCCACGGAGAACCGCATCGCCTTCTCGCGCCAAGCGTTCAACGACGCGGTGATGGCCTTCAACATCCTGCGCGAAACATTCCCGAACAATCTGGTGGCCGGCGCCTTCCGCTTCGACGAGGCGCGCCTCCTCGATTCGATCGACGCGCCGGAGCAGCGGGAGGCGCCCAAGGTCGACTTCTCGAGGAAGTAGGGCGCACGCGACGCGGCCGCGGCGGGAGCGGGAGCGGACACCATGAACTTCTTCGACCACCAGGAAAGGGCGCGCCGGTCCACGTTCCGGCTGCTGGCGCTCTTCGGGCTCGCCGTCGTCTCCATCATCGTCGGCGTGTATTTCGCGATCCGCATCATGCTCCGCGTCGCCTTCACCAACCCCCGCACCATCGTCGAGATCCGCCCCTGGTGGGACCCCGGCTGCTTCGTGCTGGTCGCGGCGATCACCGTGCTCTTCATCGGGGCGGTCAGCCTCGTCCGGATGCGGGAGCTGGGCAGAAGCGGCGGCGCGCTGGCGCTCCTTCTCGGCGGGCACCCGGTCCCGGCGGCGCCGATCGACACGGCGTCG
This genomic interval from Candidatus Eisenbacteria bacterium contains the following:
- the trpB gene encoding tryptophan synthase subunit beta, encoding MDTRNYFKRHPNKEGCFGPWGGAYLPPQLIDQFQQITDAYWRISKSTRFISELRAIRSHYQGRPTPIYFAERLSDRFGGGRIYLKREDLNHTGAHKLNHCMGEGLLARFMGKKKLIAETGAGQHGVAVATAAAYFGLEAEIHMGVVDIEKEKPNFIRMQILGAKVVPVSHGLGTLKEAVDSAFEAYLKDPETALYCIGSVVGPHPFPMMVREFQRIVGIEAREQFHEMTGETPDAVCACVGGGSNAIGLFSAFLDDDCAIIGVEPAGRSFKPGDHAATLTYGREGIIHGFKCYLLQDDDGNPAPVYSIASGLDYPGVGPEHCFLKDEERVRYETCTDDDAIDAFYLLSRTEGIIPALESAHAVAYATRWAKENPLKSILVNLSGRGDKDIDFVHERYAEKYL
- a CDS encoding glutamine--tRNA ligase/YqeY domain fusion protein, whose product is MEKPEREPESAGGPAADNDKPVDFIREIIREDLRAGKRDRVHTRFPPEPNGYLHIGHAKAISLNFEIAREFGGFCNIRLDDTNPSKEEEAYVRSIQEDIRWLGFDWEDRLYFASDYFEQLYAWAEKLIHQGDAFVCDLTAEEIREHRGTLTEPGRPSPYRDRSPEENLDLFRRMRAGEFPDGAKTLRAKIDMAHGNMNMRDPILYRIVRATHHRTGDAWCIYPTYDWAHGQSDSIEGITHSLCTLEFEEHRPLYDWCLDHLGVHHPQQIEFARLNLNYMVLSKRKLLRLVRDGLVSGWDDPRMPTLSGIRRRGYTPESIRAFCARVGLAKRKSVVDIALLEHTLREELNLRANRVMAVLRPLKVVIENYPEGKIEEIEAVNNPEDESAGSRTIPFSREIWIERDDFLEDPPKKWFRLAPGKEVRLKHAYFITCKEVVKDDATGEVVELRCSYDPESRGGQSPDGRKVRGTLHWVSAAHTADADVRLYDHLFLSPDPNEIPEDAPEGADFTVNLNPDSLETLTGCKVEPGLASAEPGARFQFLRHGYFCVDAADSKPDRLVFNRTVSLKDSWGKAAKP
- a CDS encoding T9SS type A sorting domain-containing protein, producing the protein MKKGFGLRGATFLSFALLVLALTPPIALAGDFPVFEEPEWVVSGLGGWRAYTIMALVDTANDIHLVYHTGADSLVDARYIRFDFSAGVWCDTADLWADNGLIDDLPVIALDSSYNLHICWGASDWYIDTMETDTMVQARRHTLPLYRRRTAAGIWQPPLSSDPLTLCDTSVAKVTGFGPPAIDPMGGIILFWSDLRDSASQDNITTDSKLYIDGCSTCAAGGQLFIERLDADFNIGSFSPVTGFRVTGNQTVKESVACDSLGIKCRGASPSWICVSSDSVLHMAWDDDRFVGSGCCISCSYSYTDSTQPFSLFGEDHIFYQSASIDPYVDPSDWTWSSEELLSQTIGQRDSSEGGCGFYYENDTLYCVICDDTVGSGTTPDDGLGSGGLFTTLRHLQPQIISDSHSNIHSAWFGRVFGEDYSTGDSTILPSYKAPQHRFLSYPYSSGLASDEWVPELCTNPNVPIDFYSDLTKTNAKQSRMAVDQYDNLHMIWRSSYLSGSTDQNIVYNLMNYGGAFDGSNVVEVSSSDTTGFNPFENWIVCDRYGHVHVFWRELEYTGGQDVLYHVRGINTGDPDLSSVEIAHAGGLSQSNDDSVFVCPGGGGTGSIKVDTIRVTVTVHGELGDPIAGVPADSIRILLSYDPFDTQIHVCAGDTLNPASDTDSLGRAWIDVSAIGGCGYIFATATVCGRAINDTDTVLINSPDINGDGTVDYFDTFKYQMLLSAGTGWCGDFEHVQTPGTVTYFDTFKYSPHVTCTCPGNPKNAVSPRIVNHQDGENLDVSGDLVVDAENGRLRIELESCRSLRSAYIELSIDPKAELLSWQPGDMIRADLPIDVVRLSDHVIGITVAQLGEVGLAPSGTLAEVALQGSESALQQTQLRQIVLSDRNFELNSVMRGAPNLAADAETDIPKAFYCNTAPNPFNPTVTIHYGLPSGSPVTMEIFTVSGRRVKTLSNGNESAGRHSVIWNGKDERGKDVSSGIYLMRIQTSAETETMRLVLLR
- a CDS encoding LemA family protein, yielding MGLVVFLVVVVVLAFLIIGIYNRLVKSRNIFRNAFAQIDVQLRRRHDLIPNLVETAKAYLAHERETLEAVIRARAAAVSATDKAAGSPGGADAMQGLAQAEGMLSGALGRLLVVMERYPELKADQSTIRVMEELTSTENRIAFSRQAFNDAVMAFNILRETFPNNLVAGAFRFDEARLLDSIDAPEQREAPKVDFSRK